The following are encoded together in the Raineyella sp. LH-20 genome:
- a CDS encoding carbon starvation CstA family protein produces the protein MSPTRDAGQKLKTDPSLPPVAVIEPSGISTGQKILFTVLGIIGAIAWYFIASLRDEHVSAVWFVLAAVCTYLIFLRFYSTLIERKIHRPDDTRATPAEEYANGRDFEPTNRSVLFGHHFAAIAGAGPLVGPVLAAQMGYLPGTIWIIVGVVLAGAVQDYMVLHLSIRRNGRSLGQMARDELGTVGGWFAIIGVLTIMIILIAVLAIVIIGALASSPWGVFSIAMTIPIAFLMGLYMRYLRPGKVGEASLIGVVLLVAAIAGGSLVNSHPVLAQIFTLTPVQLAYAIAIYGFLAAILPVWLLLAPRDYLSTFMKVGTIVFLALAILVVRPVMSMPAVTHFALDGTGPAFAGNLFPFLFITIACGALSGFHSLISSGTTPKMIQKESQARIIGYGGMLTESFVAISALITAAVIDQHLYFGMNAPLGLTGGSPASAAAYTNGLQLTTGTGAPLAPATPDLFARAAAEVGEKSIISRTGGAPTLALGMAHILSQIPIVGAAKAFWYHFAVMFEALFILTTVDAGTRVARFMLSDSLANIPGWRRFRDPSWRPGAWLCTALVVLGWGSIVVMGVTDPLGGINMLFPLFGIANQLLAAIALTVVFTVVMKKGLFRWAWIPALPLLWDLFITMWASWQKIFSADPKIGYWALNAAARAARAKGAQTFQTAKTPHEIDMVIRNTTVQGTLSILYAGLVLIVFAVGVAIAVRAVRRGGLPDAEAEGVPSRIFAPAGFVPTALEKEVLAEWQVAGLDPSGDDRLPGMHHTSRQEIVQEENQL, from the coding sequence ATGTCCCCCACCCGCGACGCGGGTCAGAAACTGAAGACCGACCCGTCCCTGCCCCCGGTCGCGGTGATCGAACCGTCGGGCATCTCCACCGGCCAGAAGATCCTCTTCACCGTCCTCGGCATCATCGGCGCGATCGCCTGGTACTTCATCGCCTCGCTGCGGGACGAACACGTGAGCGCGGTGTGGTTCGTGCTCGCCGCGGTCTGCACGTACCTGATCTTCCTGCGCTTCTACTCCACGCTGATCGAACGCAAGATCCACCGCCCGGACGACACCCGGGCGACCCCCGCCGAGGAGTACGCCAACGGGCGCGACTTCGAGCCGACCAACCGGTCGGTCCTCTTCGGCCACCACTTCGCCGCCATCGCCGGCGCCGGGCCGCTGGTCGGGCCGGTCCTTGCCGCCCAGATGGGCTACCTGCCGGGCACGATCTGGATCATCGTCGGCGTGGTGCTCGCCGGCGCGGTCCAGGACTACATGGTGCTGCACCTGTCGATCCGGCGGAACGGCCGCTCGCTCGGCCAGATGGCCCGCGACGAACTCGGCACCGTCGGCGGTTGGTTCGCGATCATCGGCGTCCTCACCATCATGATCATCCTGATCGCGGTGCTCGCGATCGTCATCATCGGCGCCTTGGCGTCGTCCCCGTGGGGCGTCTTCTCCATCGCGATGACCATCCCGATCGCCTTCCTGATGGGCCTCTACATGCGCTATCTGCGGCCCGGCAAGGTCGGCGAGGCATCGCTGATCGGCGTGGTGCTGCTGGTGGCGGCCATCGCCGGCGGGTCGCTGGTCAACTCCCACCCGGTGCTGGCGCAGATCTTCACCCTGACCCCGGTCCAGTTGGCGTACGCCATCGCCATCTACGGCTTCCTCGCCGCGATCCTGCCGGTGTGGCTGTTGCTCGCCCCGCGCGACTACCTGTCCACCTTCATGAAGGTCGGCACGATCGTCTTCCTGGCGCTGGCGATCCTGGTCGTCCGCCCGGTGATGTCGATGCCGGCGGTCACCCACTTCGCCCTGGACGGCACCGGCCCGGCGTTCGCCGGCAACCTGTTCCCGTTCCTGTTCATCACCATCGCCTGCGGCGCACTGTCCGGTTTCCACTCGCTGATCTCCTCGGGCACCACCCCGAAGATGATCCAGAAGGAGTCGCAGGCGCGGATCATCGGCTACGGCGGCATGCTCACCGAGTCGTTCGTGGCGATCTCCGCGCTGATCACTGCGGCGGTGATCGACCAACACCTCTACTTCGGCATGAACGCCCCGCTCGGCCTGACCGGCGGCAGCCCGGCCAGCGCCGCGGCGTACACCAACGGCCTGCAGCTGACCACCGGCACCGGCGCACCGCTGGCCCCGGCCACCCCGGACCTGTTCGCCCGGGCGGCAGCAGAGGTCGGGGAGAAGTCGATCATCTCCCGGACCGGCGGCGCACCGACCCTCGCCCTCGGGATGGCGCACATCCTCAGCCAGATCCCGATCGTCGGCGCGGCGAAGGCCTTCTGGTACCACTTCGCGGTGATGTTCGAGGCGCTGTTCATCCTCACCACGGTCGATGCCGGCACCCGGGTGGCCCGCTTCATGCTGTCCGACTCGCTGGCCAACATCCCCGGCTGGCGACGATTCCGCGATCCGTCCTGGCGGCCGGGGGCGTGGCTCTGCACCGCCCTGGTGGTGCTCGGCTGGGGTTCCATCGTGGTGATGGGCGTCACCGACCCGTTGGGCGGCATCAACATGCTCTTCCCGCTCTTCGGCATCGCGAACCAGCTGCTCGCGGCGATCGCGCTCACCGTGGTGTTCACCGTGGTGATGAAGAAGGGGCTGTTCCGCTGGGCCTGGATCCCCGCGCTGCCGCTGCTGTGGGACCTCTTCATCACGATGTGGGCGTCCTGGCAGAAGATCTTCTCCGCCGACCCGAAGATCGGCTACTGGGCGCTGAACGCGGCGGCCCGCGCCGCCCGGGCCAAGGGTGCGCAGACCTTCCAGACCGCGAAGACCCCGCACGAGATCGACATGGTCATCCGCAACACCACGGTCCAGGGCACCCTGTCGATCCTGTACGCCGGGCTGGTGCTGATCGTCTTCGCGGTCGGCGTGGCGATCGCCGTCCGGGCGGTCCGACGGGGCGGCCTGCCCGACGCCGAGGCCGAGGGCGTGCCGTCGCGGATCTTCGCGCCGGCCGGGTTCGTGCCCACCGCGCTGGAGAAGGAGGTGCTGGCCGAGTGGCAGGTCGCCGGTCTCGACCCGTCCGGCGATGACCGGCTGCCGGGCATGCACCACACCAGCCGCCAGGAGATCGTCCAGGAGGAGAACCAGCTGTGA
- a CDS encoding MFS transporter — translation MTAPVVVGTPRQRRCGGPGREKAERTLAPSPEDAGSPHRTGTRGDRGRGRTSGGGSPRWHHVVVLDRYREVLGLPGAWRFSLAGVMARLPIGMTGLAMVILISSGYGSYALGGATTAAYVLAVAIGAPQLSRAVDRHGQSRVMLPAVTLSGLAGLGVAYAAAHHAPGAVLVVLALVAGGAQGSMPTLVRARWTHVARSASQLHTAFAMEAALDEIAFMVGPVLATGLASAVAPWLPLVLASGVQIVGGWAFLAQRETEPPPAGAPVRGDGAGSLLRIRVLWLVFAAYLMLGIVFGGVDVSTVAYATELGRPSAAGPALLVFSLGSFVAGFVYGARRWRGAPWQHFAAGTVLIGLGAGSFFFATSIEVLAGLMFLTGLMLSPTFVAGQTLVQHLVPAERVTEGFAWVATSINAGVSLGSSLAGLGLDRAGSTGGFAVTLAGAVLAVLVAVTAAPTLRRRVAR, via the coding sequence ATGACGGCTCCTGTCGTCGTCGGGACGCCGCGACAACGACGGTGCGGCGGCCCGGGAAGGGAAAAGGCAGAGCGGACGCTGGCACCCTCCCCGGAGGACGCAGGATCGCCGCATCGTACGGGCACCCGGGGTGACCGGGGCCGGGGGAGGACGTCGGGTGGTGGATCGCCGCGGTGGCACCATGTCGTGGTGCTCGATCGATACCGAGAAGTCCTTGGTCTGCCCGGTGCGTGGCGATTCTCCCTGGCGGGGGTGATGGCCCGCCTTCCGATCGGCATGACCGGCCTGGCGATGGTCATACTGATCTCGTCCGGATACGGATCATATGCCCTCGGCGGAGCAACGACCGCAGCGTACGTGCTCGCGGTGGCGATCGGGGCGCCCCAGCTGTCGCGGGCCGTGGACCGGCACGGGCAGTCCCGGGTGATGCTGCCCGCGGTCACCTTGTCCGGGCTGGCCGGCCTCGGCGTGGCGTACGCCGCCGCCCATCACGCGCCGGGGGCGGTGCTGGTCGTCCTGGCCCTGGTCGCCGGCGGGGCGCAGGGCTCGATGCCCACGCTGGTGCGGGCCCGGTGGACCCACGTGGCGCGCTCGGCGAGCCAACTGCACACCGCGTTCGCGATGGAAGCCGCGTTGGACGAGATCGCCTTCATGGTGGGGCCGGTGCTGGCCACCGGGTTGGCCAGCGCGGTCGCCCCCTGGCTGCCGCTGGTCCTTGCGTCGGGCGTCCAGATCGTCGGCGGCTGGGCCTTCCTCGCCCAGCGGGAGACCGAACCACCGCCCGCCGGCGCCCCGGTGCGGGGAGACGGGGCCGGGTCGTTGCTGCGGATCCGGGTGCTCTGGCTGGTCTTCGCGGCGTACCTGATGCTGGGGATCGTCTTCGGCGGGGTGGACGTGTCCACGGTGGCGTACGCCACGGAACTCGGCCGGCCCTCCGCGGCGGGACCGGCGCTGCTGGTGTTCTCCCTCGGTTCGTTCGTCGCCGGGTTCGTCTACGGTGCCCGTCGGTGGCGCGGCGCGCCGTGGCAGCACTTCGCGGCCGGGACCGTGCTGATCGGGCTGGGGGCCGGATCGTTCTTCTTCGCGACCTCGATCGAGGTGCTGGCCGGGTTGATGTTCCTCACCGGGCTGATGCTGTCGCCGACCTTCGTCGCCGGGCAGACGCTGGTGCAGCACCTGGTGCCGGCCGAACGGGTCACCGAGGGATTCGCCTGGGTCGCGACGTCGATCAATGCCGGGGTGTCGCTGGGGTCCAGTCTGGCCGGCCTCGGGCTGGACCGCGCCGGATCGACGGGCGGTTTCGCCGTGACGCTGGCCGGGGCCGTGCTCGCCGTACTGGTGGCGGTGACGGCGGCGCCGACCCTGCGGCGGCGGGTCGCACGATGA
- the nifJ gene encoding pyruvate:ferredoxin (flavodoxin) oxidoreductase has protein sequence MRKIIDGNEAAASVAYRLNELCSIYPITPSSTMAELCDEWSAKGLRNVWDTVPSVIEMQSEGGAAGAMHGALQGGAMSTTFTASQGLLLMIPNMYKIAGELTSTVFHVAARALATQGLSIFGDHQDVMAVRQTGFALLASCSPQEAHDMAAVAEIATLRSRVPFLHFFDGFRTSHELNTVEMLSDDDLRALVPKELVREHRRRALDPEHPFIRGTAQNPDVYFQARESSNSYYQAVPGIVAAAMDEFAERIGRRYDLVEYTGAPDADRVIVLMGSAVHTARATAEYLNAHGQKVGVINVRLYRPFPTAELLAAIPATAQRIAVLDRTKEPGSNGEPLFLDVVTALGEAYATGARATMPRVHGGRYGLGSKDVTPAMLVGVFDELAADEPRPRFTVGIDDDVTHLSVAYDADLDIEDPQTRRAVFYGIGSDGTVGANKNTIKILGADDDRYAQGYFVYDSKKSGSRTTSHLRFGPKPIDAPYLVAKADFIGIHHWSILENVDTLTFARRGTVLLLNSPYGVDEVWDRLPKPMQETILAKDLEVYVIDATAVARSAGMGNRTNTVLQACYFAISGVLPRDEALTRIKASITKTYSRKGEDVVKKNHAAVDMAVEHLHKVTIHGQVTSDHGLRNPIPADAPEFVRTVTSVMMADRGDTLPVSALPVDGTYPSGTTQYEKRNVSEIVAEWDPETCIQCGNCSIVCPHGVIRSKFYAPELLENAPEGFQSAELAAAGLPNTRFTLQVFAEDCTGCGLCTEACPVSPLGQPQKKAINLTHVLPRLEQEKENIEFFKTLPTNNRTRVDFGTVRGTQFLEPLFEFSGACSGCGETPYVKLLTQLFGDRATVANATGCSSIYGGNLPTTPWAKNAEGRGPAWSNSLFEDNAEFGLGLRLAADVHTAQARKMTGELRELAGGDLVDSLLEAPQFSESDFASQRARVDLLKARLDELEAGGLDAYHQEKVDNLRSVVDHLIRRSVWIVGGDGWAFDIGSGGLDHVLASGRDVNVLVLDTEVYSNTGGQASKASPLGAVAKFATAGKVTQSKDLAMQAIAYGNVYVARVAMGADPQQTLRAFREAEAYNGPSLILAYSHCIAHGIDMRKGLDQQYLAVNTGHWPLMRYNPVIRDEGGNPFLLDSQRPRIPLREYRSKELRFRMLQKSDPAEAERLLELGQESADRRWQSYEEMATRGADRFAADARKG, from the coding sequence ATGCGCAAGATCATCGACGGTAACGAGGCCGCCGCCTCGGTGGCCTACCGACTCAACGAACTCTGTTCCATCTACCCGATCACCCCGTCGTCGACGATGGCCGAACTGTGCGACGAATGGTCCGCGAAGGGCCTGCGCAACGTCTGGGACACCGTGCCCAGCGTGATCGAGATGCAGTCCGAGGGCGGCGCCGCCGGCGCCATGCACGGCGCCCTGCAGGGCGGTGCGATGAGCACCACCTTCACTGCCTCGCAGGGCCTGCTGCTGATGATCCCGAACATGTACAAGATCGCCGGCGAGCTGACCTCCACGGTCTTCCACGTCGCCGCCCGGGCGCTCGCCACCCAGGGCCTGTCGATCTTCGGTGACCACCAGGACGTGATGGCGGTCCGGCAGACCGGCTTCGCGCTGCTCGCCTCCTGCTCCCCACAGGAGGCCCACGACATGGCGGCGGTCGCCGAGATCGCCACGCTGCGCTCCCGGGTGCCGTTCCTGCACTTCTTCGACGGGTTCCGTACGTCGCACGAGCTGAACACCGTCGAGATGCTCTCCGACGACGACCTGCGCGCCCTGGTGCCCAAGGAGCTCGTCCGCGAGCACCGCCGCCGCGCCCTCGACCCGGAGCACCCGTTCATCCGCGGCACCGCGCAGAACCCGGACGTCTACTTCCAGGCCCGGGAGTCGTCGAACAGCTACTACCAGGCGGTGCCCGGCATCGTCGCCGCGGCGATGGACGAGTTCGCCGAGCGGATCGGTCGTCGCTACGACCTGGTGGAGTACACCGGCGCGCCCGACGCCGACCGGGTGATCGTGCTGATGGGCTCGGCGGTGCACACCGCCCGGGCCACCGCCGAGTACCTCAACGCGCACGGCCAGAAGGTCGGCGTGATCAACGTCCGGCTCTACCGGCCGTTCCCGACCGCCGAACTGCTCGCCGCGATCCCGGCGACCGCCCAGCGGATCGCCGTGCTGGACCGCACCAAGGAGCCCGGCTCCAACGGTGAGCCGTTGTTCCTCGACGTGGTCACCGCGCTCGGCGAGGCGTACGCCACCGGCGCCCGGGCCACCATGCCGCGGGTCCACGGCGGCCGCTACGGCCTGGGCTCCAAGGACGTCACCCCGGCGATGCTGGTCGGCGTCTTCGACGAGCTGGCCGCCGACGAGCCGCGGCCGCGGTTCACCGTCGGCATCGACGACGACGTCACCCACCTGTCCGTGGCGTACGACGCCGACCTCGACATCGAGGACCCGCAGACCCGCCGCGCGGTGTTCTACGGCATCGGCTCCGACGGCACCGTCGGCGCGAACAAGAACACCATCAAGATCCTCGGTGCCGATGACGACCGCTACGCCCAGGGCTACTTCGTCTACGACTCGAAGAAGTCCGGCTCGCGGACCACCTCCCACCTGCGCTTCGGCCCCAAGCCGATCGACGCGCCGTACCTGGTGGCCAAGGCCGACTTCATCGGCATCCACCATTGGTCGATCCTGGAGAACGTCGACACCCTGACCTTCGCCCGGCGCGGCACCGTACTGCTGCTCAACAGCCCGTACGGCGTCGACGAGGTCTGGGACCGGCTGCCGAAGCCGATGCAGGAGACGATCCTGGCCAAGGACCTCGAGGTGTACGTCATCGACGCCACCGCGGTGGCCCGCAGCGCCGGCATGGGCAACCGGACCAACACCGTCCTGCAGGCCTGCTACTTCGCGATCTCCGGGGTGCTGCCGAGGGACGAGGCGCTCACCCGGATCAAGGCGTCGATCACCAAGACCTACTCCCGCAAGGGCGAGGACGTGGTGAAGAAGAACCACGCCGCGGTCGACATGGCCGTGGAGCATCTGCACAAGGTGACGATCCACGGCCAGGTCACCTCCGACCACGGTCTGCGCAACCCGATCCCTGCCGACGCGCCGGAGTTCGTCCGTACGGTCACTTCGGTGATGATGGCCGACCGCGGTGACACGCTGCCGGTCAGCGCGCTGCCGGTCGACGGCACCTACCCGTCGGGGACCACGCAGTACGAGAAGCGCAACGTCTCCGAGATCGTCGCCGAGTGGGACCCGGAGACCTGCATCCAGTGCGGCAACTGCTCGATCGTGTGCCCTCACGGTGTGATCCGGTCGAAGTTCTACGCCCCCGAGCTGCTGGAGAACGCCCCGGAGGGCTTCCAGTCCGCCGAGCTGGCCGCCGCCGGCCTGCCGAACACCCGCTTCACCCTGCAGGTGTTCGCCGAGGACTGCACCGGCTGTGGGCTGTGCACCGAGGCCTGCCCGGTCTCCCCGCTGGGTCAGCCGCAGAAGAAGGCGATCAACCTCACCCACGTGCTGCCGCGGCTGGAGCAGGAGAAGGAGAACATCGAGTTCTTCAAGACGCTGCCGACCAACAACCGCACCCGGGTGGACTTCGGGACCGTCCGCGGCACCCAGTTCCTGGAGCCGCTGTTCGAGTTCTCCGGAGCCTGCAGCGGCTGCGGCGAGACGCCGTACGTCAAGCTGCTCACCCAGCTCTTCGGTGACCGGGCGACCGTCGCCAACGCCACCGGCTGTTCGTCGATCTACGGCGGCAACCTGCCGACCACCCCGTGGGCGAAGAACGCCGAGGGCCGCGGCCCCGCCTGGTCGAACAGCCTGTTCGAGGACAATGCGGAGTTCGGTCTGGGGCTGCGGTTGGCCGCGGACGTGCACACCGCCCAGGCCCGCAAGATGACCGGCGAGCTGCGCGAGCTGGCCGGCGGCGACCTGGTCGACTCCCTGCTCGAGGCACCGCAGTTCAGCGAGTCCGACTTCGCCTCCCAGCGCGCCCGGGTGGACCTGCTGAAGGCCCGCCTCGACGAGCTGGAGGCCGGCGGACTGGACGCCTACCACCAGGAGAAGGTCGACAATCTGCGGTCGGTGGTCGATCACCTGATCCGCCGGTCGGTGTGGATCGTCGGCGGTGACGGCTGGGCCTTCGACATCGGATCGGGCGGTCTGGACCATGTGCTGGCCTCCGGGCGCGACGTCAACGTCCTGGTGCTCGACACCGAGGTCTACTCCAACACCGGCGGCCAGGCCTCGAAGGCCTCCCCGCTGGGCGCGGTGGCGAAGTTCGCCACGGCCGGCAAGGTGACCCAGTCGAAGGACCTGGCGATGCAGGCGATCGCGTACGGCAACGTGTACGTCGCCCGGGTCGCGATGGGTGCCGACCCGCAGCAGACACTGCGGGCGTTCCGTGAGGCGGAGGCCTACAACGGCCCGTCGCTGATCCTGGCGTACAGCCACTGCATCGCGCACGGCATCGACATGCGCAAGGGCCTCGACCAGCAGTATCTTGCGGTGAACACCGGTCACTGGCCGCTGATGCGTTACAACCCGGTGATCCGCGACGAGGGTGGCAACCCGTTCCTGCTCGACTCCCAGCGCCCGCGGATCCCGC
- a CDS encoding NAD(P)-binding protein, with amino-acid sequence MQSRKDVTKLPDLGATQGRVTPQRSRRPVYVDLLPPCNAGCPAGENIQNWLYLIKQDRAYDAWRQLTDDNPFPAIHGRVCYHPCEVACNRAELDQSVSIHAVERYLGDLAIERGWNFDRPSHPSGNKVLVIGAGPSGLSAAYHLARLGHHVEIRDASDKPGGMMRWGIPEYRLPRDVLDAEIARLVTLGVTISCNHPVHDLALEMAEGGFDACFIAIGAHLSKKVDIPAQDTSKMVDAVSFLRDVAGGGRPLIGRKVAVYGGGNTAMDAARTARRLGADETTIIYRRTREQMPAHADEAEAAEREGVRINWLQTITEVGDDLTVEIMELGDDGRPRGTGRFEKLDADTVIMAVGQKPDTGFLHNIRGLRFEDDTLQVDPQTLMSDVPGIFAGGDAVPSERTVTVGTGHGKRAAHNIHMYLTQGQVADAPKHPKATFDKLNLWYFRDSDSQRTQPELDAETRLSDFGEIVGGLTPDQALFEAQRCLSCGNCFECNGCLGACPEDAVIRLGKGHRYRFDYDKCTGCATCVEQCPVHAIEMVPEGVALPPDLAAAAQSHEASTRIGL; translated from the coding sequence ATGCAGAGCCGCAAGGACGTCACCAAGCTCCCCGACCTCGGCGCTACGCAAGGACGGGTCACCCCCCAGCGATCTCGCCGACCGGTCTATGTGGACCTGCTCCCCCCGTGCAATGCGGGCTGCCCCGCCGGTGAGAACATCCAGAACTGGCTGTATCTGATCAAGCAGGACCGGGCGTACGACGCCTGGCGCCAGCTGACGGACGACAACCCCTTCCCGGCCATCCACGGCCGCGTGTGTTACCACCCGTGTGAGGTCGCCTGCAATCGGGCGGAGCTCGACCAATCCGTCTCGATCCACGCCGTCGAGCGCTATCTCGGCGACCTGGCGATCGAACGCGGGTGGAACTTCGACAGACCGAGCCATCCCAGTGGCAACAAGGTGCTGGTGATCGGTGCCGGCCCGTCCGGGCTCTCCGCCGCCTATCACCTGGCCCGGCTCGGCCACCATGTCGAGATCCGCGACGCCTCCGACAAGCCCGGCGGCATGATGCGCTGGGGCATCCCGGAGTACCGGCTGCCCCGCGACGTCCTGGACGCCGAGATCGCCCGGCTGGTCACCCTGGGCGTCACCATCAGCTGCAACCACCCGGTGCACGACCTGGCCCTGGAGATGGCCGAGGGCGGGTTCGACGCCTGCTTCATCGCGATCGGCGCCCACCTGTCCAAGAAGGTCGACATCCCGGCCCAGGACACCTCCAAGATGGTCGACGCGGTCTCCTTCCTGCGCGATGTGGCCGGCGGCGGACGGCCGCTGATCGGCCGCAAGGTGGCCGTCTACGGCGGCGGCAACACCGCCATGGACGCGGCCCGCACGGCCCGCCGGCTCGGTGCCGACGAGACCACGATCATCTACCGCCGCACCCGCGAGCAGATGCCGGCGCACGCCGACGAGGCGGAGGCCGCCGAGCGCGAGGGCGTCCGGATCAACTGGCTGCAGACCATCACCGAGGTGGGGGACGACCTCACCGTCGAGATCATGGAACTCGGCGACGACGGCCGCCCGCGCGGCACCGGCCGGTTCGAGAAGCTCGACGCCGACACCGTCATCATGGCCGTCGGCCAGAAGCCGGACACCGGCTTCCTGCACAACATCCGCGGCCTGCGGTTCGAGGACGACACGCTGCAGGTCGACCCGCAGACGCTGATGTCCGACGTCCCCGGCATCTTCGCCGGCGGCGACGCGGTCCCCTCGGAGCGTACGGTCACCGTCGGCACCGGCCACGGCAAGCGGGCCGCGCACAACATCCACATGTACCTCACCCAGGGACAGGTCGCCGACGCCCCCAAGCACCCGAAGGCCACCTTCGACAAGCTCAACCTGTGGTACTTCCGCGACAGCGACTCCCAGCGCACCCAGCCGGAACTCGACGCGGAGACCCGGCTGTCCGACTTCGGTGAGATCGTCGGCGGGCTGACCCCCGACCAGGCGTTGTTCGAGGCGCAGCGCTGCCTGTCCTGCGGCAACTGCTTCGAGTGCAACGGCTGCCTGGGCGCCTGCCCCGAGGACGCCGTGATCCGGCTCGGCAAGGGCCACCGCTACCGCTTCGACTACGACAAGTGCACGGGCTGCGCCACCTGCGTCGAGCAGTGCCCGGTCCATGCGATCGAGATGGTGCCCGAGGGGGTCGCGCTGCCGCCCGACCTGGCGGCCGCCGCACAGTCCCACGAGGCCTCGACCAGGATTGGACTCTGA
- a CDS encoding YbdD/YjiX family protein, with the protein MTGARFAVSTEPARGDGSTPTRPTGDGTVVRRAWRGAVAIVRGLSGLDKYDRYVEHRRRTHPDEPMLSEAEFWRCSWEAEGRDPSARCC; encoded by the coding sequence GTGACCGGCGCCCGGTTCGCCGTCAGCACGGAACCGGCACGGGGCGACGGTTCCACGCCGACCCGCCCGACCGGGGACGGCACGGTCGTCCGGCGCGCCTGGCGGGGCGCGGTGGCGATCGTGCGTGGCCTGTCCGGACTCGACAAGTACGACCGCTATGTCGAGCACCGGCGGCGCACCCATCCCGACGAGCCGATGCTCTCCGAGGCCGAGTTCTGGCGGTGCTCGTGGGAGGCCGAGGGCCGGGACCCCTCCGCGCGCTGCTGCTGA
- a CDS encoding HU family DNA-binding protein: protein MNRTELVAAVAERAGLSKEDANRAITALDDVLQDAARGGQKVQIPGLLTLEVVDRAARSGRNPRTGETMEIAAKRAVRLTPGAALKRAANGED from the coding sequence ATGAACCGCACCGAACTCGTGGCGGCCGTCGCCGAGCGCGCCGGACTGTCCAAGGAAGACGCCAACCGCGCCATCACCGCCCTCGACGACGTCCTCCAGGACGCCGCCCGCGGCGGCCAGAAGGTCCAGATCCCCGGCCTGCTGACCCTCGAGGTCGTCGATCGCGCCGCCCGCAGCGGCCGTAACCCCCGCACCGGCGAGACCATGGAGATCGCCGCCAAGCGGGCCGTCCGCCTCACCCCCGGCGCCGCGCTGAAGCGCGCCGCCAACGGCGAGGACTGA
- a CDS encoding ROK family transcriptional regulator — MSSTNEGSPEGFGPGGSQSALRSANEARVLEALRSRGALTQAELARRTSLAPSTVSKIVHTLLEAGVVDMETDKQGRRGQLVALSSSAGLVAGIDMGRDHVHVALADLAHQVVAEQHRTLPHGHSLTKGLGAADDILTSLLDGLGQPRTRVISACLSIPAPVDADGSISASTLMPGWNGVNLASSAEEVLGLPVLVENDANLGAVGEATWGAGRDIRNLVYLKMANGIGAGLILNGEIFRGATGSAGELGHTTVVESGAMCQCGNRGCLETVASSAHVIDLLAPTRGRMTIPRIVELAREGDPGCRRVLGDTGRVAGLAVANLCNIVNPQLLIVGGELSAAEELLLDPMRQSVRLHGIPGAVRSLEIVRAELGARAHVLGAVAHALANVTPEALTATS; from the coding sequence ATGTCGTCGACCAATGAAGGTTCTCCGGAGGGTTTCGGCCCCGGTGGTTCGCAGTCGGCGCTGCGCAGCGCCAACGAGGCCCGGGTCCTGGAGGCGCTGCGCAGCCGCGGCGCACTGACCCAGGCAGAGCTGGCCCGACGGACGTCGCTGGCCCCCTCGACCGTCTCCAAGATCGTGCACACCCTGCTCGAGGCGGGCGTGGTGGACATGGAGACCGACAAACAGGGCCGGCGCGGCCAGTTGGTCGCCCTGTCGTCCTCCGCCGGGCTGGTCGCCGGGATCGACATGGGCCGTGACCACGTGCACGTCGCCCTGGCGGACCTGGCCCACCAGGTGGTCGCGGAGCAGCACCGTACGCTCCCCCATGGTCATTCGCTCACCAAGGGGCTCGGCGCCGCCGACGACATCCTCACCTCCCTGCTGGACGGGCTCGGGCAGCCTCGCACCCGGGTGATCAGCGCCTGTCTGTCGATCCCCGCTCCGGTGGACGCCGACGGGTCGATCAGCGCCTCCACCCTGATGCCCGGCTGGAACGGGGTCAACCTGGCCAGCAGCGCCGAGGAGGTGCTCGGCCTGCCGGTGCTGGTCGAGAACGATGCCAACCTGGGCGCGGTCGGCGAGGCCACCTGGGGCGCCGGCCGCGACATCCGCAACCTCGTCTACCTCAAGATGGCCAACGGCATCGGCGCCGGGCTGATCCTCAACGGGGAGATCTTCCGCGGCGCGACCGGGTCGGCCGGCGAGCTCGGCCACACCACGGTCGTCGAGTCCGGCGCGATGTGTCAGTGCGGCAACCGCGGCTGCCTGGAGACGGTGGCCAGCTCGGCCCACGTCATCGACCTGCTTGCCCCCACCCGCGGCCGGATGACCATCCCGCGGATCGTCGAGCTCGCCCGCGAGGGCGACCCCGGCTGCCGGCGGGTGCTCGGCGACACCGGCCGGGTGGCCGGCCTGGCCGTCGCCAACCTCTGCAACATCGTCAACCCGCAGTTGCTCATCGTGGGCGGCGAGCTGTCCGCCGCCGAGGAGCTGCTGCTGGACCCGATGCGGCAGTCCGTACGCCTGCATGGGATCCCCGGCGCCGTACGCTCCCTGGAGATCGTCCGGGCCGAGCTGGGCGCCCGCGCCCACGTGCTCGGCGCGGTGGCGCACGCGCTGGCGAACGTCACCCCCGAGGCCCTCACGGCCACATCCTGA